In Lysinibacillus sp. 2017, the DNA window TCGAGAAATTTTAGCAGATTATCAAGTAACAGATATCAAGGCAGCTGCAACTGCTGCTGTGCGACAAGCGGTTAATAATGAAGCAATAATCACTCGTATGGTACAAGAAACGGGTATTAAAATCGACATTCTTTCAGAAGAAGAAGAGGCCTATTATGGGTTTATTGCGGTCGCTCATTCGATGGACACACCATCTGCAGTTACGATTGATATCGGTGGTGGTTCGACTGAAATTACGCTATTTATAAATAAAAAATTACAAAAAACGTTTAGTTTCCCTTTTGGTACGGTGTCGTTAAAACAAAAATTTGTACGTAATTCCATTATTAATGATACCGAACGTGAAAAATTACGAGCATTTGTTACAGAACAATTTTCTTCATTAGCTTGGATCTTAAACTTGGGCTTGCCGATCATTGCAATCGGAGGGAGTGCGCGTAATATTGCACAAATTCATCAGCAAAAGCAGGACTATCCATTGTCCGGGATACATCAATATGAAATGAAGCGTAGCGATTTGGTTGATTTATGCGATCATTTAACAGAATTTACATTCGATCAACTAAAGCAATTAGACGGCCTGTCTTCAGATCGTGCGGATACTATCGTGCCAGCACTTGAAGTATTTATCTCACTTATGACTGTTGTCGATTCACAATCTTTTCAAATTAGCAAAAAGGGTTTGCGCGAAGGGTTAATTATTAGTCGTGTTATGCGCGGAAATGCAAAAGCATATGATAAATACAATGTTTTTGATGAAAGTGCACGTAGATTAACGAAAGCATACGGACGTACAGAAGAGGAAGTTGAGACACTCGTCCAATTATCTGAACAGCTCTATATGGAATGTTGCCATTTACAGTTTTTTGACTATAGTAAGCAAGATTTAGAGCTATTAAAAAAAGCAGCAAACGTATATTCAATCGGTGAGTATATCGAGCTTGATTCATCAAGTCAGCACACATTTTATTTAATTGCGAATCAATCAATTGAGGGTCTGTCGCATATGGATCGCGTCAAGGTTGCTTTATTAGCTTCCTATAAAAATCGCGATTATTTTCAACGTTTTGCTCAACCTTATGAAACGTGGATTTCAAAAGAAGAATTAAAAAAATTACGCGATTTTGGGGCGATTTTGAAATTCGTCTATGCACTAAATATGACGAAGCGCAATGTCGTGAAAAAAATTGTTGTTGAAAAAAGTGGGGACGGCATACTAATAGAAATTGTGACTTCAAAGCGAGCAATGGCAGAAATGGCACAAGCTGAAAAACAGAAAAAGCATATTGAACGTGTCTTTAAAAAGAATGTTGAATTGATTTTTATTGAAGAAGGGTGGAAATAATATGACAACTAATTTTGAAGTAGATGCTGTGTTTGAACCGGACGTTGATAACAAAAATCAAATTTCTAAATCACAGGCACAATTGTTAGAAGAAATTGCAAAACCACAATATTACAATAACCGTGAATTAAGCTGGTTAGCGTTCAATGAGCGCGTATTAGAAGAGGCCGAAGATATCGATAACCCACTATTGGAGCGATTAAAGTTTTTAGCAATATTTAGCTCTAACTTAGATGAGTTTTTCATGGTTCGTGTCGCGGGGTTACAAGATCAAATTCGCGCGGGTTTCCATAAACCAGAAAATAAATCTGGTTTTACACCGAAAGAGCAATTATCGAAAATTGCGGAGCGTACACAGGCATTAGTACGCCGTCAAACAGAAGTGTATCGTCATTTGGTGCATGATTTATTGCCGAAAGAACATGTTTATATGCGCGATTTAAAAATGCTAACACCCGAGCAAAAAAACTATATAAATGAGCTATTTGAAGAAACAATTTTCCCAGTATTAACGCCAGTAGCAGTTGATGCATACCGTCCTTTCCCGACATTATTAGGTCGTACATTAAATTTACTTGTTATGCTTGAAAATAGTGGATCAGATAATGAAAACATGGACAAAGTGGCAATCGTGCAAGTACCTTCTGTATTAGAGCGCTTTATTAAAGTGCCGTCAAAAAGCGATGAGGCAGTATTTGTATTGTTAGAAGATGTCATTTCTAGTCGTATTGACCGATTATTCCTTGGCTACAAAGTGAAATCAACACAAGCGTTCCGTTTAACGCGTAATGCCGATTTAACGATCCATGAAGAAGGTGCCCAAGATTTACTTGTAGAAATTGAAAAGGAATTAAAAAAACGTAAATGGGGCGTTGGTTCTCGCTTAGAAGTTCGCGACGGGGAGATGAATGATGACGTTTTAGAATATTTATTGGATGAATTTGAAATTGAGGAATCCGATGTATTCAAAATCGATGGACCATTAGATTTGACGACAATGTTTGCCTTTGTTAAAGCGATTTCAACAGGTCGTGAGCATTTAGAATATGAAAGCTTTATTCCACAGCCACCCCAAGATTTACAATCAGACGAAAATATTTTTGAAAAAGCGTTACTACAGGATTTACTATTCCACCATCCATTCGAATCCTTTGTGCCCATTGTTGATTTTATAGCGGAGGCAGCCAAAGATCCAAGTGTACTAGCAATTAAACAGACGTTATACCGTGTAAGCGGAAATTCACCCATTATTCAAGCGCTGAAGCAAGCGGCTGAAAACGGTAAGCAAGTAACAGTGTTAGTAGAATTAAAAGCGCGTTTTGATGAAGAAAACAATGTCCACTGGGCAAAACAATTAGAGCAAGCGGGTTGCCTTGTCATCTACGGTATGAATAATCTAAAAACGCATTCGAAAATTACACTTGTTATACGTCGTCGCCAAGGGAAAATTGAACGTTTCGTGCATCTCGGCACAGGAAATTATAACGATGCGACAGCGAAGTTTTATACTGATATGGGGATTATTACGTCGAATAAAGAATTCGGAATTGATGCGACCAACTTTTTCAACTATTTAAGCGGTTATACAGAAAAGCCGAAATTCCATCATCTTGTTGTGGCTCCATTTGATATTCGCGATGAATTTATTCGTCTTATCAACCGTGAAATTGAGTTGCATAAAGAATATGGAAATGGCTTCATTCGTGCGAAAATGAATTCGTTAACGGATAAAGATTTAATGATGAAATTATATGAAGCCTCGATTGCAGGTGTGAAAATTGAACTTATTATTCGTGGGATTTGCTGTAT includes these proteins:
- a CDS encoding Ppx/GppA family phosphatase produces the protein MKNWKTAIIDIGSNTIRLVLYAYNENDGLHEFGNIKTVARLRTYLLPNGEMSEEGIQLLADTLNSFREILADYQVTDIKAAATAAVRQAVNNEAIITRMVQETGIKIDILSEEEEAYYGFIAVAHSMDTPSAVTIDIGGGSTEITLFINKKLQKTFSFPFGTVSLKQKFVRNSIINDTEREKLRAFVTEQFSSLAWILNLGLPIIAIGGSARNIAQIHQQKQDYPLSGIHQYEMKRSDLVDLCDHLTEFTFDQLKQLDGLSSDRADTIVPALEVFISLMTVVDSQSFQISKKGLREGLIISRVMRGNAKAYDKYNVFDESARRLTKAYGRTEEEVETLVQLSEQLYMECCHLQFFDYSKQDLELLKKAANVYSIGEYIELDSSSQHTFYLIANQSIEGLSHMDRVKVALLASYKNRDYFQRFAQPYETWISKEELKKLRDFGAILKFVYALNMTKRNVVKKIVVEKSGDGILIEIVTSKRAMAEMAQAEKQKKHIERVFKKNVELIFIEEGWK
- a CDS encoding RNA degradosome polyphosphate kinase — its product is MTTNFEVDAVFEPDVDNKNQISKSQAQLLEEIAKPQYYNNRELSWLAFNERVLEEAEDIDNPLLERLKFLAIFSSNLDEFFMVRVAGLQDQIRAGFHKPENKSGFTPKEQLSKIAERTQALVRRQTEVYRHLVHDLLPKEHVYMRDLKMLTPEQKNYINELFEETIFPVLTPVAVDAYRPFPTLLGRTLNLLVMLENSGSDNENMDKVAIVQVPSVLERFIKVPSKSDEAVFVLLEDVISSRIDRLFLGYKVKSTQAFRLTRNADLTIHEEGAQDLLVEIEKELKKRKWGVGSRLEVRDGEMNDDVLEYLLDEFEIEESDVFKIDGPLDLTTMFAFVKAISTGREHLEYESFIPQPPQDLQSDENIFEKALLQDLLFHHPFESFVPIVDFIAEAAKDPSVLAIKQTLYRVSGNSPIIQALKQAAENGKQVTVLVELKARFDEENNVHWAKQLEQAGCLVIYGMNNLKTHSKITLVIRRRQGKIERFVHLGTGNYNDATAKFYTDMGIITSNKEFGIDATNFFNYLSGYTEKPKFHHLVVAPFDIRDEFIRLINREIELHKEYGNGFIRAKMNSLTDKDLMMKLYEASIAGVKIELIIRGICCIRPGIPGISENITVTSIVGRFLEHSRIFWFYHNGENNLYLSSADMMTRNMIKRVEILFPIYSTEIKKRIQRIMETQLEDNQKARVQDSNGKYHYKEDHNSDVRINSQEMFLNESLGTIVEE